The DNA segment CCCGCAGCTCCGGCAGCCCCGTCACGTCCAGGAACATCCGCTCCAGTGGGTCCGCCGTCGGCTGTACCGTCTGCTCCGTCCAGATGCACTTCCCCGTCGCCGTGTACCGCGTCCCCCACCGCTGCGACAGGGCGGTGACCAGCTGCAGCCCCCGGCCCCCCTCGTCCGTGTCCGTCGCCCGGCGTATACGCGGCATGGTCAGGCTGCCGTCGAAGACCTCGCAGATCAGCTCGGCGCCGTGGAGGAGCCGTAGGCGCAGGGGGCCCTTGGCGTGCCGGATGACGTTGCCGACGAGTTCGCTGGCCAGGAGTTCGGTGGTGGGGGTCAGGTCGTCCAGGCCCCAGGCCGCGAGCTGCTTGCGGATCAGGCCGCGGGCCTGGCCGGCCGCTCTGGGATCGTCGGGGAGGGGCCAGGAGGCCATGCGGGTGGCAGGCAGCGAGTGCAGGCGGGCAAGCAGGAACGCCGCGTCGTCGGGCGCCTGGTGGTCGTCGGGGAGGAGGGCGGAGGTGACCCGCTCGCAGAGCTGCTCCAGGTCCTTCGCCGTACCGTCCGCGTGCGAGGAGCGCAGTACGTCGGCGAGCGCCGCCATGCCCTGGTCCATCTCGCGCTTCGACGACTCCACCAGGCCGTCGGTGTACAGCACGAGCACACTGCCCTCGGGGACCGGGACCTCCGTCGTCTCGAAGGGGGGCTCGGCAGCGCCCAGGGGCGGGTCGGCCGGCAGGGGCGGGAAGACCACTGTGCCGTCGGGGTGCAGCAGGGCCGGGGGCGGGTGGCCTGCCCCGGCTATGGAGCAGATCCTCGTCGTGGAGTCGTACAGCGCGTACAGACACGTCACGTACGACTCCTCGCCCATGCCGCCGACGATGTCGTTGAGGTGGCTCATGATCTCGTCGGGGGGCAGTTCGAGGTCGGCCAGGGTGTGGACGGCGGTGCGCAGCCGGCCCATCGTCGCCGCCTCGGGCAGACCGTGGCCCATGACGTCGCCCACGACCAGGGCGACCTGGCCGCCCGAGAGCGGGATGATGTCGTACCAGTCGCCCCCCACGTCCGTGCCCGGGCCCGCCGGAAGGTAGCGGGCCGCGGCCGTGCAGGCGGGGACGGTGGGCAGGGCACGGGGGAGCAGGCTGCGCTGGAGCTCGCGGGACCGGGTGTGCTCGGCGTCGAAGAGGCGGGCCCGTTCCAGTGCCTGGGCGACCAGGGCGCTGGTCGCGGTGAGCAGGGTGCGCTCCTCGTCGGTGAGGCGGCGGGGGTGGTCGAAAGTCACCGCGCAGATGCCGAAGGTGTGGCCCGAGGCCGTCAGCGGGAGGAGCGCCCAGGCCTGCTTGCCGGCGCGGGCGGGCAGGCCGGCCAGCTCCGGGTAGCGGGCGGCGAACTCCCGCGGGGAGGACATGAACAGGGGCGTGCCGGCCAGTATCGCGTCCCACAGCGGGCTGGGTTCCGTACGTTCGCGGCCGTCGAGGACGGCGAGGATGTCCTCCGGGTAGCCGACGGAGCCGACGGTGTGCAGCCGGTCGCCCTCCACGGCCTGCACCACCAGACCGGTCGCCTCGAACGGCGGCAGCACCCGGCGGGCGACCGCGTCCACCACGTCCTTCGAGGTCGTCGCCTTGGCCAGCGCCGCCGTCAACTCCGCGATCCGCACGGCCCGTTCGGTCGCGGCCCGCTCGGCGGACCGGCGCTCCTCCTCCAGCCGCCGCTTCTCGGTGACGTCGGTGAAGTAGATCGTGCGGCCGTCGGGGCCCGGGACCAGCCGGAGGTGACACAGGCGCCCGTTCGGCAGCCGTACGTCGAAGCTGACCGACTTCTCCGCGGCGGCGGCCTGCCGGCAGCGGATCTCCAGGCCGGGCACCTGCTCGGCGGCGGGCAGGTCCCACAGCAGGCGGCCGAACAGCTCCTCCTCGGAGAAGCCCAGGGTGCGTTCGGCCTCCACGTTGGCGAACGTGATCCGCCAGTCGTCGTCCATCGCGAGGAAGCCGTCGCTCATGTGCCGCAGGGCCCGGCCGAGCGCGTCACGGGCGGAGCGCGGCTCGTCGCTGTCCCAGCCGACGCCGGTCATCCGATGGGGCTCGCCGGCGTCGTCGTACGTCGTTCTGCCGCGGGCCTGGGTCCAGCCCCAGGTGCCGTTCAGCTTGCGCACCCGGTACTCGGCCTCGAACACGCCGTGCTCCCGGATCGCCCGGTCCACCAGGGCCAACGTCGGCGCCAGGTCGTCGGGGTGGACGCACCTCATCCAGTTCTCGACCCGGCCGACGTAGTCCTCGGGCCGGGTGCCGTACAGCTCCAGCGCGGCCTCGTCCCAGAGCAGTTCGCCGGTCCGGATGTTCCAGTCCCAGGAGCCGACGCTGACCTCCTTCAGGGCCTGGCGCAGGCGTTCGCCGTTCGGCTCCGGCCGCGCGGGGTGGGAGGGGCCGGCCGGGGGCGGCGCCTGGACCATACGGTCCTCGGTCCAGGCGACGACGGCGCGCAGGAACTCCCACTGACCGGGACTCGGTTCGCCTCCGTCGCCCATCAGGACGCTGAGCGCACCGATACTGCGCCTGCCACTGAACATCGGCAGCGCGGCCAGACCGGTGCCGGGCCAGGGGGTGGCCGTGTTCGGGGTGCCGGTTGCCGTGCCCGGTGGGTCGATGCCCGCGTCCAGGGTGCCGGTTGCCGTGCCGGGTGGGTTGGTGCCCGTGATCGGGGAGGCGGTGTGCGTGCCCGGTGGGTCGATGCCCGCGTCCAGGGTGCCGGCGTCCGTGCCCACGGAGCCCCCCGCCTCCGTCGGGCTCAGCGGGACCCACACCCCGTTCCCCTCGTGCAGCGCGTGGGCCGGGGCCAGCGGGCCCTCCTGGTCGATGATCTCCCAGGCCCGGGTGAGGGCGGGAGGGAGCCCGGCCGTCGACACCAGGCGCAGCGCGGACATCGGGCCACGGAGATGGATCATGCCGCCCAGGGCGCCCAGTTCCCCTACTACGTGCTGCAGGGCCAGCCGGAACACCTCGCTCTCCGCGACACCCGGGGCCACCGTGCCGAGCAGTGCGAGCCGCGCGTTCATGTCGCGGACTTTACCGTTCCGCGCTCAACCGGTTCGCCGGTTTGCAAGATCCTCGCGCCCTGCACCCGACCACCCGACGGAACGTCAACAGCCGTTATCTACGGTGGAGTTGAAGCAATCCCGACCGAGGAGCGGCATGGACATCGGCGTATTCATCCCCATCGGCAACAACGGCTGGCTCATATCGAAGAGTTCCCTCCAGTACCTGCCCAGCTTCGAGCTGAACAAGGCCATCGTGCAGAAGGCCGAGGCGCACGGCCTCGACTTCGCGCTGTCGATGATCAAGCTCAAGGGGTTCGGCGGCGAGACGGAGTTCTGGGACCACTGCCTGGAGTCGTTCACGCTGATGGCGGGCCTGGCCGCGGTGACGGACCGGATCAAGCTGTACGCCTCCACGCCGATCCTCGTCCTGCCGCCGGCGATCGTCGCCCGCATGGCCACGACGGTCGACTCGATCGCCCCCGGCCGCTTCGGCGTCAACATCGTCACCGGCTGGGCGCCCGGCGAGTACTCCCAGATGGGCCTGTGGCCCGGCGACGAGCACTTCGGCAACCGCTACGACCGTGCCGTCGAGTACGTCACCGTGATGAAGGAGCTGTGGAGCGAAGGCGTCAGCAACTTCAAGGGCGAGTTCTACGAGATGGACGACTGTGTGCTGTCGCCGCGCCCGGCGAACGGGCACATCGACATCGTCGCCGCCGGCCAGAGCAGCACCGGTATGCGGTTCGCCGCCGAGCATGCCGACTACAACTTCATCCTCGGCAGCGGCGTCAACACCCCGCTCGCGTTCGCGGACTCCACCACCACCCTCGTGGACGCGGCGCGCGAGACGGGCCGGGACGTCGGGGCGCTGTCCCTGTTCATGGTCATCGCGGCCGAGACCGACGAGGCCGCGCAGGCCAAGTGGCAGGACTACCACGACCATGCCGACCGCGCGGCCCTCGCGTACATGGCGGGCGAATCCGCCTCCGACACCACCGCCGACGACTCCTCGACCGCCCGCACCATCGTGCTGCCCGAGGGCGCGGTGAACCTCAACATGGGCACGCTGGTGGGGTCGTACGAGACCGTCGCGAGGATGCTCGACGAGATCGCCGAGGTCGACGGCACCAAGGGGATCATGCTGGTCTTCGACGACTTCCTGGCGGGCATCGAGGACTTCGGCACGCGCATCCAGCCGCTGCTGAAGTGCCGGCGGTCATGAGCGGTTTACGGCGGCCGGGGCCGGCCGCGCGGGAGGAGGACTACGAGCGGGCCGGCCTGGACGGGCACCTCGCCCCCGGCAGCTCCCCGGCCCTGCTCCTGGTGGACCCCGCTCGGGCCTATGTGGACCCCGAGTGCCCGCTGTACGCCGGGGTCGAACCGGCCGTGGAGGCCATGAGGGTGCTGCTGGCGGCGGCGCGCGGGGCGGGGATCCGGGTGGTGGTCACGCGGGTGCGGTTCCGGCCCGACGGCGGCGACGGCGGCGTCTTCTTCCGCAAGGTGCCGACGCTGCGGGTGTTCGCCGAGGGGAGTCCGTACGGCGACTTCATCGACGGACTGGCCCCGGCGGCGGACGAGTTGACGGTGACCAAGCAGTATCCGAGTGCCTTCTTCGGTACGGCGCTGGCGGCCTACCTCACCGCGAACCGCGTCGACACGCTCCTCATCGGCGGGCTGACGACCAGCGGCTGCGTGCGCGCCACCGCACTCGACGCCATGCAGCACGGGTTCGTCCCGGTCGTCGTCGAGGAGGCGGCCGGCGACCGTGACCCGGACGTCCACGCGGCGAACCTCTTCGACATCCGGCACAAGATCGGCGAGGTGTGGCCGCTGGAACGTGTCACCGGGTACCTGGACAGGCGCGGTGGGACAGGGCAGGGCGCGCGGTGAGGCCGGTGTCAGGCCTTGTCCTGGTCGCGGAGCTCGTCGATGTAGGCCTGTGCAAGGCCCGTCGTCCGGGTGAACCAGTCCGTTAGTACGGCGATCTCGTCGGCGGAGTAGTCGGCGAAGAGGTCCGTCAGGCGGGCGTAGTAGGGGCCGTAGAGGGCCTCGACGCGGGTGACCGCGGACGGGACGGCGGCCACGCGGACGCGGCGGCGGTCGGTCGGGTCGGGGCGGCGGGTGACGAAGCCGGCGCGTTCCAGCCGGTTGAGGATGCCGGTCATCGCGCCGGTCGTGACGTGGGCGTGCTCCGCGAGGTCGCCCGCCGTGAGGAGGTTTTCGCCGGCCTTCAGGACACAGCCGAAACAGAGCAGGTCGGTGATGTTCAGGCCCAGCCGCTGGGCCATCTCCTGCTGGCCGAGCAGGTGGGCCGCGATGAGGGAGTCCATCGCCTCCAGAGCCTGGGCCGGGGTGGCGGAGGGACGCGGCTTGGCTTGCATCTTTTCGAATTGCCTTAGCTCGTGAGAGATTGAGTCGCTAAACTTCTTACATCGTGAGGGATTCGCTGCCTACGAGGAGGGAGCAGGCACATGAGCCAGTATGACGAGGGGCACACGGTCGCAGGATGGACCGGAACCGCGATCGCGACGATCGGTTCCGCCGTGGTGGGGGCAGGGATATGCACGGTCTCGGCCGTGCTGATCACCGGCGGACTCGGCATCACGGCGGCGAGCGTCCTCGTCACCTGGGCCCTGCATCTCACCGGCTGGGGCAAGCCTCCGGGCGTGCGGCCGCGCGGGCAGTGGCGGATGGGGGCGCGCGACCTGAGCGCCCCGGCCGGGCACGCGGACTGCTGGGGATGCCGACTGGCGGGACGGGGACAGGCACGGGAACGGGGACGGGCTCTGGAACGGCGTACGGCCGCGGCGACTTCCGAGGCCGTCACTGTCACGGGTGAGCAGGAGCCCGCTGTCGCTGAAGCACTCTGAAGCACGCCGAGGCCGATGGGGCATGGGTCGCTGAACGGGCGTTGTCAGTGCCTGCCTCTACTCTCGAAGAGCGATGGCACAGGCATGGAGATGCAAGGGGCTGCGTTGGTCGGCGGACGGCCCTGAGCTGGTGTGGGACGGTGGTCGGCGCTCCGCGCTGACGTGGGGGAAGCGGGTGGCCTTCGGGGTCGCGGAAGGGGGAGTGCGGACATGCGTGGGAGCGCGGGGGCATGCCTGTCCGGTGCGGGCGGTCGTGCCGGGGCGGAGCACGGGGGCGCGGTGCGAGGAGTGCGCGCGGCTGGACCGGGCGCACTCGGTGGCCGCCGACACGATCGCGGACGACCCACGCCCGTACCACGTATATCTGGCCTGGTTCGGCCCCGGCAGGACCAAGGTCGGCATCACCGCCCTTGAGCGGGGCTCGGCCCGGCTGCTGGAACAGGGGGCGGTCTGCTTCAGCTGGCTGGGCGTGGGCCCACTGATGGCGGCACGGCGCACGGAGGAACTGCTGCGGGCGGCCCTACGGGTGCCGGACCGGATTCCGTACGCCGACAAGCGGGCGGTGCGCTCCGCGCTGCCGGGGTCGGCGGCGGAGCGGGCGGTCGAGGTCGGGGCCCTGCACGCCCGGGCCGTGGCCCTTCCCGCCTGGCCGGAGTCACTCACCCGCGAGTCCTGCCAACCGGTCGACCACGCCGGGGTGTTCGGGCTCACGGATCTGCCGCCCGCCGTCGGCCAGGTGACCGAGCTGGTCGCGGGCGGGGTGGTGAGCGGGCGGCTGGTGGCGGCTGCGGGGCCGGATCTGCATGTGGAGACCGGTGGTGAACGGGTGGTCGTGGTCGACACGCGGTTGATGAGGGGGTGGGAACTGGTGCCGACGGGCGGAGGTGAGGAGGCCGGTGAACTGACCATGCCGGTACGGGAGTTCAGGGACCGGGAAGCGAGCGTGCAGGACGGGTTGTTCTGACGTGCAGGACGGGTTGTTCTGACGTGCAGGACCCAGAAAACCCTGGTCCCCCAGGAGTTCCCAGGAGCTGCCTGAGAGCCTCCTGTGCGTTTCTCAGGAAAATCACAGGCTTCAGAAAGCGTGTTCTTAGAGGACGCCGATTAGGTGTCCACCATGACCACGACCTCGCCCCAGGGGCGCACCGAACTGCTGAGGCCGGACGGGAGCCCCGTCCGAGTGCTTGTGGTGGACGACGAGATGTCGATCACCGAACTCCTGTCCATGGCCCTGCGCTACGAGGGCTGGCAGATCCGGAGTGCGGGGGATGGCACCGGCGCCATCCAGACCGCGCGTGACTTCCGGCCCGACGCCGTCGTCCTGGACATGATGCTGCCGGACATGGACGGGCTGACCGTTCTCGGGCGGCTGCGGCGGGAGCTGCCGGACGTGCCGGTGCTGTTCCTGACGGCCAAGGATGCCGTGGAGGACCGTATCGCCGGGCTCACCGCCGGTGGGGACGACTACGTCACCAAGCCGTTCAGCCTGGAGGAGGTCGTGGCCCGGCTGCGCGGGCTCATCCGGCGTTCCGGCGCCGCCGACCGCCGCTCCGACTCCGTGCTGGTCGTCGGGGACCTCACCCTCGACGAGGACAGCCACGAGGTCTCGCGGGCCGGGGAGGGCATCCACCTCACCGCCACCGAGTTCGAGCTGCTGCGCTTCCTCATGCGCAATCCGCGGCGCGTGCTCAGCAAGGCGCAGATACTCGACCGCGTGTGGTCGTACGACTTCGGCGGA comes from the Streptomyces sp. NBC_00443 genome and includes:
- a CDS encoding SpoIIE family protein phosphatase, translating into MNARLALLGTVAPGVAESEVFRLALQHVVGELGALGGMIHLRGPMSALRLVSTAGLPPALTRAWEIIDQEGPLAPAHALHEGNGVWVPLSPTEAGGSVGTDAGTLDAGIDPPGTHTASPITGTNPPGTATGTLDAGIDPPGTATGTPNTATPWPGTGLAALPMFSGRRSIGALSVLMGDGGEPSPGQWEFLRAVVAWTEDRMVQAPPPAGPSHPARPEPNGERLRQALKEVSVGSWDWNIRTGELLWDEAALELYGTRPEDYVGRVENWMRCVHPDDLAPTLALVDRAIREHGVFEAEYRVRKLNGTWGWTQARGRTTYDDAGEPHRMTGVGWDSDEPRSARDALGRALRHMSDGFLAMDDDWRITFANVEAERTLGFSEEELFGRLLWDLPAAEQVPGLEIRCRQAAAAEKSVSFDVRLPNGRLCHLRLVPGPDGRTIYFTDVTEKRRLEEERRSAERAATERAVRIAELTAALAKATTSKDVVDAVARRVLPPFEATGLVVQAVEGDRLHTVGSVGYPEDILAVLDGRERTEPSPLWDAILAGTPLFMSSPREFAARYPELAGLPARAGKQAWALLPLTASGHTFGICAVTFDHPRRLTDEERTLLTATSALVAQALERARLFDAEHTRSRELQRSLLPRALPTVPACTAAARYLPAGPGTDVGGDWYDIIPLSGGQVALVVGDVMGHGLPEAATMGRLRTAVHTLADLELPPDEIMSHLNDIVGGMGEESYVTCLYALYDSTTRICSIAGAGHPPPALLHPDGTVVFPPLPADPPLGAAEPPFETTEVPVPEGSVLVLYTDGLVESSKREMDQGMAALADVLRSSHADGTAKDLEQLCERVTSALLPDDHQAPDDAAFLLARLHSLPATRMASWPLPDDPRAAGQARGLIRKQLAAWGLDDLTPTTELLASELVGNVIRHAKGPLRLRLLHGAELICEVFDGSLTMPRIRRATDTDEGGRGLQLVTALSQRWGTRYTATGKCIWTEQTVQPTADPLERMFLDVTGLPELRGLPESVPGQEDPPPAGVP
- a CDS encoding response regulator transcription factor, which encodes MTTTSPQGRTELLRPDGSPVRVLVVDDEMSITELLSMALRYEGWQIRSAGDGTGAIQTARDFRPDAVVLDMMLPDMDGLTVLGRLRRELPDVPVLFLTAKDAVEDRIAGLTAGGDDYVTKPFSLEEVVARLRGLIRRSGAADRRSDSVLVVGDLTLDEDSHEVSRAGEGIHLTATEFELLRFLMRNPRRVLSKAQILDRVWSYDFGGQANVVELYISYLRRKIDAGREPMIHTRRGAGYLIKPAVS
- a CDS encoding MarR family winged helix-turn-helix transcriptional regulator — translated: MQAKPRPSATPAQALEAMDSLIAAHLLGQQEMAQRLGLNITDLLCFGCVLKAGENLLTAGDLAEHAHVTTGAMTGILNRLERAGFVTRRPDPTDRRRVRVAAVPSAVTRVEALYGPYYARLTDLFADYSADEIAVLTDWFTRTTGLAQAYIDELRDQDKA
- a CDS encoding HGxxPAAW family protein, whose translation is MSQYDEGHTVAGWTGTAIATIGSAVVGAGICTVSAVLITGGLGITAASVLVTWALHLTGWGKPPGVRPRGQWRMGARDLSAPAGHADCWGCRLAGRGQARERGRALERRTAAATSEAVTVTGEQEPAVAEAL
- a CDS encoding DUF2797 domain-containing protein, whose protein sequence is MAQAWRCKGLRWSADGPELVWDGGRRSALTWGKRVAFGVAEGGVRTCVGARGHACPVRAVVPGRSTGARCEECARLDRAHSVAADTIADDPRPYHVYLAWFGPGRTKVGITALERGSARLLEQGAVCFSWLGVGPLMAARRTEELLRAALRVPDRIPYADKRAVRSALPGSAAERAVEVGALHARAVALPAWPESLTRESCQPVDHAGVFGLTDLPPAVGQVTELVAGGVVSGRLVAAAGPDLHVETGGERVVVVDTRLMRGWELVPTGGGEEAGELTMPVREFRDREASVQDGLF
- the rutA gene encoding pyrimidine utilization protein A — its product is MDIGVFIPIGNNGWLISKSSLQYLPSFELNKAIVQKAEAHGLDFALSMIKLKGFGGETEFWDHCLESFTLMAGLAAVTDRIKLYASTPILVLPPAIVARMATTVDSIAPGRFGVNIVTGWAPGEYSQMGLWPGDEHFGNRYDRAVEYVTVMKELWSEGVSNFKGEFYEMDDCVLSPRPANGHIDIVAAGQSSTGMRFAAEHADYNFILGSGVNTPLAFADSTTTLVDAARETGRDVGALSLFMVIAAETDEAAQAKWQDYHDHADRAALAYMAGESASDTTADDSSTARTIVLPEGAVNLNMGTLVGSYETVARMLDEIAEVDGTKGIMLVFDDFLAGIEDFGTRIQPLLKCRRS
- a CDS encoding isochorismatase family protein, yielding MSGLRRPGPAAREEDYERAGLDGHLAPGSSPALLLVDPARAYVDPECPLYAGVEPAVEAMRVLLAAARGAGIRVVVTRVRFRPDGGDGGVFFRKVPTLRVFAEGSPYGDFIDGLAPAADELTVTKQYPSAFFGTALAAYLTANRVDTLLIGGLTTSGCVRATALDAMQHGFVPVVVEEAAGDRDPDVHAANLFDIRHKIGEVWPLERVTGYLDRRGGTGQGAR